The Nostoc sp. NIES-3756 DNA window AAGATTCGCTAGAACGCATAGGAGTACAGACGCGGGTACAAACTGCGATCGCTATGCAGGAATTAGCTGAACCATATATCCGCCGTCGAGCCATCCGTCATCTAGAAAAGGGACGGGTGGTTATTTTTGGTGCGGGTTCCGGTAATCCATTTTTTACCACAGATACAACAGCAGCATTAAGAGCAGCAGAAATAGACGCAGAAGTAATATTTAAAGCGACTAAGGTAGACGGGGTGTATGATGCAGACCCCGAAATCTATCCTAACGCCAAACGTTATACCAGTCTCACCTACGCCCATGTTTTAACTCAAGACTTGCGGGTGATGGATAGTACGGCGATCGCCCTTTGTAAAGAAAATAATATCCCTATTCTTGTATTTGACCTAACAACGCGAGGAAATATCCGCCGCGCCGTTTTAGGAGAATCCATCGGTACCCTTGTGGGAGGTTCTTGTGAAATTAGCTGAAGCTGAAAGTAAAATGCAACATACTGTTGAGGCTACTCAACGGTCATTTAATACAATTCGGACTGGCCGAGCCAACGCCAGTCTACTAGATAAAGTATCAGTAGAATACTACGGTACACCTACACCATTAAAATCCCTGGCAAACATTAGCACACCCGATGCTACTACCATACTGATTCAGCCCTACGATAAAGGCAGTCTAAATATTATCGAAAAGGCTATTTCTCTATCAGATGTGGGCTTAACACCCAGTAACGACGGTTCTACAGTGCGCTTGAATATACCACCTTTAACAAGCGATCGCCGTAAAGAACTAGTCAAACTTGCTGCTAAGTACGCCGAAGAAGGTCGTGTAGCTATTCGTAACATCCGCCGTGACGCGATAGACTCAATTCGCAAGCAAGAGAAAAACGCCGAAGTTTCCGAAGACGAATCTAAAGACCTACAAGACAAACTGCAAAAACTCACCAATAAATACACCGCCAGAATTGACGAATTATTGGCTGAAAAAGAAAAAGACATCTCCACAGTCTAATTAACTTCCAGGCTGGAGGACATTAGTTTCTTCAGCCTTTTTGTCATTGGTCATTAGTCATTAGTTATTAGTCCATAGTCAACAGTCAACATTTTGAATTATGTATGACACTATAATTGTGGGTGCTGGGCCTGCGGGTGGCGCAGCAGCATATCATTTAGCCAAAAAAGGGCATTCAGTATTAGTTTTAGAAAAAGAATCTTTACCTAGATATAAACCCTGTGGGGGCGGCGTGTCACCAATAGTTGCTGAATGGTTTGACTTTGACTTTAGCCCAGCAATTTCTTTAAAAGTAGACTCATTTCGCTTTACTTGGAACTTAGGAGACCCTGTAGAGGCGGAAATTGGTACTAAAGAATCAGTGTGGATGGTACGCCGAGAAGTTTTTGACCATTTTTTAGTACAGCAAGCGCAAAAACAGGGCGCAGAACTGCGGGATAATACAGAAGTTACAGGAATTGAATTTAGTAGCGATCGCTGGCAAGTTAACACAGCCAATGGCCCCGTTACAGGACGCTATTTAATCGCGGCTGATGGTGCTAAAGGCCCGATGGCAAAATGGTTAGGCTTCAAAGAACGTAAACGTCGATTAGCTGGTGCATTAGAAGCAGAAGTTCCCGCCGATGTTGAAGATAAATCTACAATTCATTTCGAGTTTGGCTTAGTCAAGAACGGCTATATTTGGAATTTCCCTAAACAAGATGGTTATTCAATTGGTGTGGGAACCTTCATTGGTGGACAACCCCAGGATTTTAAGAAAATTTTGGTTGAATACTCTCAATTATTTAATATAAATGTCCAGACCAGTAAACAATATGGTCATCCGATTGCTTTGTGGGATGGGAATCAAAAGTTACATACGCAAAATGCTGTCTTGGCTGGAGAAGCAGCTTGTGTAGTTGACCCCATGACAGCAGAAGGGATTCGTCCCTCAATTTATAGTGGTGTTCACGCCGCCGCCGCAGTTGATAAAGCACTTTGTGGTGATATCAATGCTTTAGAAGCATACACCGAAATCATCCATGAAACTTGGGGTGCAGAAATGGCTTGGGCGCAAAAACTAGCTGGCGCATTCTATCGCTTTCCTAGCATTGGTTATCAAGTTGGTGTCAAGCGTCCAACTGCACCCAAGGTTATGGGTAAAATCCTATGCGGCGAAATGTCCTACAGCAGTGTTGCGGGACGCGCCCTCAAGCGTTTAATTCCTGGTTTTAGAGGTCAATAGTAAGGGCTTTAGCCCTCTCTACAACTACTTGAGGGCTAAAGCCCTTACTACGAACTTTCCTTTTACCTCTGGTGGTGCAGATAGTTTCACATCGCGTTTGTTAGGGTGGTGAGATAAAGGTTACTGACTCGCCTAGCAAATAGC harbors:
- the pyrH gene encoding UMP kinase, with the protein product MGTNYRRVLLKLSGEALMGNMGYGIDPEVVKEIAQEIAEVIATGVQIAIVVGGGNIFRGVKAASAGMDRATADYIGMIATVMNAMTLQDSLERIGVQTRVQTAIAMQELAEPYIRRRAIRHLEKGRVVIFGAGSGNPFFTTDTTAALRAAEIDAEVIFKATKVDGVYDADPEIYPNAKRYTSLTYAHVLTQDLRVMDSTAIALCKENNIPILVFDLTTRGNIRRAVLGESIGTLVGGSCEIS
- the frr gene encoding ribosome recycling factor, whose translation is MKLAEAESKMQHTVEATQRSFNTIRTGRANASLLDKVSVEYYGTPTPLKSLANISTPDATTILIQPYDKGSLNIIEKAISLSDVGLTPSNDGSTVRLNIPPLTSDRRKELVKLAAKYAEEGRVAIRNIRRDAIDSIRKQEKNAEVSEDESKDLQDKLQKLTNKYTARIDELLAEKEKDISTV
- a CDS encoding geranylgeranyl reductase family protein, translated to MYDTIIVGAGPAGGAAAYHLAKKGHSVLVLEKESLPRYKPCGGGVSPIVAEWFDFDFSPAISLKVDSFRFTWNLGDPVEAEIGTKESVWMVRREVFDHFLVQQAQKQGAELRDNTEVTGIEFSSDRWQVNTANGPVTGRYLIAADGAKGPMAKWLGFKERKRRLAGALEAEVPADVEDKSTIHFEFGLVKNGYIWNFPKQDGYSIGVGTFIGGQPQDFKKILVEYSQLFNINVQTSKQYGHPIALWDGNQKLHTQNAVLAGEAACVVDPMTAEGIRPSIYSGVHAAAAVDKALCGDINALEAYTEIIHETWGAEMAWAQKLAGAFYRFPSIGYQVGVKRPTAPKVMGKILCGEMSYSSVAGRALKRLIPGFRGQ